One window from the genome of Jiangella alba encodes:
- a CDS encoding shikimate dehydrogenase family protein → MTATGAEITGRTGVYVHLSHPSTHVRTPQTFNRAFAERGIDVVAVSADVAPADLAATVDGLRGWRNLAGIGVTMPHKAAIAALCDELTPAAAAIGSANAIKRTEDGRLIGENTDGSGFVRGLTDHAIPVAGAHALVVGVGGAGRAVAWALAEAGVATLTLANRTAAKAEDLAAQLGAAHPGVAVAAGPPDPSGHTLVVNATSLGMRESDPLPVDPDRLAPRTVVAEIIMEPRETPLMRAAAGRGCVVQEGLPMLTSQIDLVVEYLGLGKGESRA, encoded by the coding sequence GTGACCGCCACCGGCGCGGAGATCACCGGGCGGACCGGCGTCTACGTCCACCTGTCGCACCCGAGCACCCACGTTCGCACGCCGCAGACGTTCAACCGCGCGTTCGCCGAGCGCGGCATCGACGTCGTCGCGGTCTCCGCGGACGTCGCGCCGGCCGACCTCGCCGCCACCGTCGACGGCCTGCGCGGCTGGCGCAACCTGGCCGGCATCGGCGTCACCATGCCGCACAAGGCGGCCATCGCCGCGCTGTGCGACGAGCTCACCCCGGCGGCCGCGGCCATCGGGTCGGCGAACGCGATCAAGCGCACCGAGGACGGCCGGCTGATCGGCGAGAACACCGACGGCAGCGGCTTCGTCCGCGGCCTCACCGACCACGCGATCCCGGTGGCCGGGGCACACGCGCTCGTCGTCGGCGTCGGCGGCGCCGGCCGGGCCGTCGCGTGGGCGCTGGCCGAGGCCGGCGTGGCCACGCTCACCCTCGCGAACCGCACGGCCGCCAAGGCCGAGGACCTCGCCGCCCAGCTGGGCGCGGCCCACCCGGGCGTCGCCGTCGCGGCCGGCCCGCCGGACCCGTCCGGCCACACCCTGGTGGTGAACGCCACCTCGCTGGGGATGCGCGAGAGCGACCCGTTGCCGGTCGATCCGGACCGGCTGGCGCCACGGACCGTCGTCGCGGAGATCATCATGGAGCCACGGGAGACGCCGCTCATGCGGGCCGCCGCCGGCCGTGGATGCGTGGTCCAGGAGGGGTTGCCCATGCTGACGTCCCAGATCGACCTCGTCGTGGAGTACCTGGGACTGGGGAAGGGAGAGTCGCGTGCGTGA
- a CDS encoding ABC transporter substrate-binding protein, translated as MSTIRRLPLVAACGLAGSALVLTSCSGGVQSGSDTAGGGESDSLTLIWKGSERAGLEAVMEQYAKDFPEVDVDFTFADVEQLQSTLRTQLSSGTAPDVLFVWPGNGNPGSIEQIAPGGYLEDLSGHDWAGQYPAGLEPLTQVEDKTYLMAPTVTAFGGWYNDQAMQAAGLTAPTTWPEVLAFCADAQAAGKVAYAMGAQTLNFTQNIPYSLVPTLVYGQEPDFDELLAAGETTFTDSPGWQDAMTKYQQLNDAGCFNEGATGTSTDQAVEIAARGDALATVAIGYTLSSLEAANAEATFSFAPLPATDDPADTLLAASSAGGAAVNAKAKNKDRALEFVDYLASPEIMNIYNSALRGAVPSISNDAFDADDSFSVITEYLDAGETVAFLDQNWPNARIQQALYSGSQALLAGQVGPEDVLADMDKEYETEE; from the coding sequence ATGAGCACGATCCGCCGTCTCCCCCTCGTCGCCGCCTGCGGCCTGGCCGGCTCAGCCCTCGTCCTGACCTCCTGTTCCGGCGGGGTGCAGTCCGGCTCCGACACCGCCGGAGGCGGCGAGAGCGACTCTCTCACCCTGATCTGGAAGGGGTCCGAGCGCGCCGGTCTCGAAGCGGTGATGGAGCAGTACGCGAAGGACTTCCCCGAGGTGGACGTCGACTTCACCTTCGCCGACGTCGAGCAGTTGCAGTCGACGCTGCGCACCCAGCTCAGCTCCGGCACCGCGCCCGACGTGCTGTTCGTATGGCCCGGCAACGGCAACCCGGGGTCGATCGAGCAGATCGCGCCCGGCGGCTACCTGGAGGACCTGTCCGGCCACGACTGGGCCGGGCAGTACCCGGCCGGGCTGGAACCGCTGACGCAGGTGGAGGACAAGACGTACCTGATGGCGCCGACGGTCACCGCGTTCGGCGGCTGGTACAACGACCAGGCGATGCAGGCCGCCGGGCTGACGGCGCCGACGACGTGGCCGGAGGTGCTGGCGTTCTGCGCCGATGCCCAGGCCGCCGGGAAGGTCGCCTACGCGATGGGCGCGCAGACGCTCAACTTCACCCAGAACATCCCCTACTCGCTGGTGCCGACCCTGGTGTACGGCCAGGAGCCGGACTTCGACGAACTGCTCGCCGCCGGTGAGACGACGTTCACCGACAGCCCCGGCTGGCAGGATGCGATGACCAAGTACCAGCAGCTGAACGACGCCGGATGCTTCAACGAGGGCGCCACCGGCACGTCCACCGACCAGGCCGTCGAGATCGCGGCCCGCGGCGACGCCCTGGCCACCGTCGCCATCGGCTACACGCTCAGCTCGCTCGAGGCCGCCAACGCGGAGGCGACCTTCAGCTTCGCCCCGCTGCCGGCCACCGACGACCCGGCGGACACGCTGCTGGCCGCGTCCAGCGCCGGCGGTGCCGCGGTGAACGCGAAGGCGAAGAACAAGGACCGGGCGCTGGAGTTCGTCGACTACCTCGCGAGCCCGGAGATCATGAACATCTACAATTCGGCCCTGCGCGGTGCCGTGCCGTCGATCTCCAACGACGCGTTCGACGCCGACGACAGCTTCTCCGTGATCACCGAGTACCTCGACGCCGGCGAGACCGTAGCCTTCCTCGACCAGAACTGGCCGAACGCCCGCATCCAGCAGGCGCTCTACTCCGGTTCGCAGGCGCTGCTGGCCGGCCAGGTCGGTCCGGAGGACGTGCTGGCCGACATGGACAAGGAGTACGAGACGGAGGAATGA
- a CDS encoding DeoR/GlpR family DNA-binding transcription regulator produces MRDRNGSLFASERQEEIYARARRDGRVDSAGLAAELGVSHETIRRDLKYLEDIELLRRVHGGAILVDRLQFVPDLAERSLSMAEEKRAIGAAALSVIPDEGTVILDSGTTTARLAEALPADIRLTVLTNSLPITQTLLDRPHIEILNLGGRVNRRTRSTSESWALHALSEVSVDVAVLGASGLSVRRGLTTSDQHESAVKRAMIKAARRVVVLADHSKFGADLLSIVAPLPELDLLITDDGGDPAARQELAAAGLAVEVIGTDRSRPA; encoded by the coding sequence GTGCGTGACCGCAACGGATCGCTCTTCGCGTCCGAGCGCCAGGAGGAGATCTACGCCCGAGCCCGGCGCGACGGACGGGTCGACAGCGCCGGCCTCGCCGCCGAGCTGGGCGTGAGCCATGAGACCATCCGGCGCGACCTGAAATACCTGGAGGACATCGAGCTGCTGCGTCGCGTGCACGGCGGCGCGATCCTCGTCGACCGCCTGCAGTTCGTGCCCGACCTCGCCGAACGCTCGTTGTCCATGGCCGAGGAGAAGCGGGCGATCGGCGCCGCCGCGCTGTCGGTGATCCCGGACGAGGGGACGGTGATCCTCGACTCCGGGACCACGACGGCCCGGCTCGCGGAGGCGTTGCCGGCCGACATCCGGCTGACCGTGCTGACGAACTCGCTCCCGATCACCCAGACCCTGCTGGACCGGCCGCACATCGAGATCCTCAACCTCGGCGGGCGGGTGAACCGCCGCACGCGTTCGACGTCGGAGTCCTGGGCGCTGCACGCGCTGAGCGAGGTCAGCGTCGACGTCGCGGTGCTCGGCGCCTCCGGGCTGTCCGTCCGCCGCGGGCTGACCACCTCCGACCAACACGAGAGCGCCGTCAAACGGGCCATGATCAAAGCCGCCCGGCGGGTCGTCGTGCTCGCCGACCACAGCAAGTTCGGCGCCGACCTCCTGTCCATCGTCGCCCCGTTGCCCGAGCTCGACCTGCTGATCACCGACGACGGCGGTGACCCCGCGGCCCGGCAGGAGCTCGCCGCGGCCGGCCTGGCCGTCGAGGTCATCGGAACGGACCGATCGCGGCCGGCATGA
- a CDS encoding 2-deoxy-5-keto-D-gluconate 6-phosphate aldolase domain-containing protein, which produces MATEDLFILAFDHRVAMERRFPRDAESTGDRYARFAAAKQVILDGAVAAVREGMDPSSVGVLVDEQYGAHTLPLARQHGFTTCMPVERSLAPLFTLEHGDDFAAHVDAYDPDLVKVLVFHNPQDESRHDEHQEQLARLAEFSRWCSPRRQRFMLELLIPATADQLAVVGGDQRRFDREMRPGLMLEAVRQAHAAGVEPDIWKIEGFDATDDYAAVAELTRGGGRDHVVCLVLGRAADDDDVRGWLTAAAPVAAVNGFAIGRSIFEGPLESWFAGDVSRDEAVAAIGASYLGFVTTFREARGVPVS; this is translated from the coding sequence ATGGCCACAGAAGACCTGTTCATCCTGGCGTTCGACCACCGGGTCGCGATGGAGCGCCGGTTCCCCCGCGACGCCGAGAGCACCGGCGACCGGTACGCGCGGTTCGCCGCGGCCAAGCAGGTCATCCTCGACGGCGCGGTCGCCGCGGTGCGCGAGGGCATGGACCCGTCGTCGGTGGGGGTGCTGGTCGACGAGCAGTACGGCGCACACACGCTGCCGCTGGCGCGCCAGCACGGCTTCACCACGTGCATGCCGGTGGAGCGCAGCCTCGCCCCGCTGTTCACCCTCGAGCACGGCGACGACTTCGCCGCCCACGTCGACGCCTACGACCCCGATCTGGTGAAGGTGCTGGTCTTCCACAACCCGCAGGACGAGTCGCGGCATGACGAGCATCAGGAGCAGCTGGCCCGGCTGGCCGAGTTCAGTCGCTGGTGCTCGCCGCGCCGGCAGCGCTTCATGCTCGAGCTGCTGATCCCGGCCACCGCGGACCAGCTGGCGGTCGTCGGCGGCGACCAGCGCCGCTTCGACCGTGAGATGCGTCCCGGCCTGATGCTGGAGGCCGTGCGCCAGGCACACGCCGCCGGCGTCGAGCCGGACATCTGGAAGATCGAGGGCTTCGACGCCACCGACGACTACGCCGCCGTCGCCGAGCTGACCCGCGGTGGCGGCCGCGACCACGTCGTCTGCCTGGTTCTCGGCCGGGCCGCCGACGACGACGACGTGCGCGGCTGGCTGACCGCCGCCGCGCCGGTGGCCGCCGTCAACGGCTTCGCCATCGGCCGCAGCATCTTCGAGGGACCGCTGGAGTCCTGGTTCGCCGGCGACGTCTCCCGTGACGAGGCCGTGGCGGCCATCGGCGCCTCCTACCTGGGCTTCGTCACCACCTTCCGCGAGGCCCGCGGGGTGCCGGTGTCGTGA
- a CDS encoding carbohydrate ABC transporter permease yields the protein MSARTSARPETQRPAPAATTAAAPRRRRSRAAGTWYFLLPALALYAFAVLIPSARGIGFAFTDWNGLNLSWNFVGLDNFARVLDDEQALRAVRNTLALAIVITIVENVIGLLLALGVHSKIKSRNVLRLIFFAPVVVVSVVIAFLWQFIYTPGGPLTQLFDGIGLGALAQNWLGDPSIALWAIAFVVIWQFAGYSMVIFLAGLQGVPQELLEAGAIDGAGPVRRFWSIIRPLLGPAITVNVMLSMIRGLMIFDQIWVMTQGGPAQSTDSLSTLVYRNAFQYGEFGYSTALAVVLALFVAVISILQYRMLSRREKK from the coding sequence GTGAGCGCCCGGACATCCGCGCGACCCGAGACTCAGCGCCCGGCGCCGGCGGCGACCACGGCCGCCGCACCGCGACGCCGGCGCAGCCGGGCCGCCGGCACCTGGTACTTCCTGCTGCCCGCTCTCGCGTTGTACGCGTTCGCCGTGCTGATCCCCAGCGCGCGAGGGATCGGCTTCGCCTTCACCGACTGGAATGGGCTGAACCTCAGCTGGAACTTCGTCGGCCTGGACAACTTCGCCCGGGTCCTCGACGACGAGCAGGCGCTGCGGGCGGTGCGCAACACGCTCGCGCTGGCGATCGTGATCACGATCGTCGAGAACGTCATCGGCCTGCTGCTGGCGCTCGGTGTACACAGCAAGATCAAGAGCCGGAACGTGCTGCGGCTGATCTTCTTCGCCCCGGTTGTCGTGGTGTCCGTCGTGATCGCCTTCCTGTGGCAGTTCATCTACACGCCGGGCGGCCCGCTGACGCAGCTGTTCGACGGCATCGGGCTGGGCGCGCTGGCGCAGAACTGGCTCGGCGACCCGTCGATCGCGCTGTGGGCGATCGCCTTCGTGGTGATCTGGCAGTTCGCCGGCTACTCCATGGTGATCTTCCTGGCCGGGTTGCAGGGAGTCCCCCAGGAACTGCTCGAGGCCGGTGCCATCGACGGCGCCGGGCCGGTGCGGCGGTTCTGGTCGATCATCCGGCCGCTGCTCGGGCCGGCCATCACCGTCAACGTCATGCTCTCGATGATCCGCGGCCTGATGATCTTCGACCAGATCTGGGTGATGACGCAGGGCGGGCCCGCGCAGTCGACCGACTCGCTGTCGACGCTCGTCTACCGCAACGCCTTCCAGTACGGCGAGTTCGGCTACAGCACCGCCCTGGCCGTGGTCCTGGCGCTGTTCGTCGCCGTCATCTCGATCCTCCAGTACCGGATGCTGTCCCGGCGAGAGAAGAAGTAG
- a CDS encoding GntR family transcriptional regulator, with translation MNGRTRTVADKIQVSVHSDMPVYRQIVNQLSFMVETGDLRPGQVLPGARLLAEDLRINRNTVARAYAELGEIGLVEGRGRTGTFVVGPGLASADSRVRERARRILESCIRECVALGLSAVEVQSLVLSIAVRAESDLLKVSFVESDAGRAQRFAAELEVLVGVKVNPLVLGRFEPEEERANLVLTTFPLLAEARALMRRPETEVVAVVVALHVPTLVRIASVAEARVVGVWCGTHEQGVTVRDSLRDVGVENVQVLDGLEDADLEGIDIVVVPEESTELTALLDQKAEVIQFGYVLDAASTRMVGEVVRDMQANKRNGTSQVD, from the coding sequence GTGAACGGCCGGACGCGCACGGTGGCCGACAAGATTCAGGTGAGCGTGCACTCGGACATGCCGGTCTACCGGCAGATCGTCAACCAGTTGTCGTTCATGGTCGAGACCGGTGATCTCAGACCCGGCCAGGTCCTTCCCGGCGCCCGGCTGCTGGCCGAGGACCTACGGATCAACCGGAACACCGTGGCGCGTGCGTACGCGGAGCTCGGCGAGATCGGTCTCGTGGAGGGGCGCGGGCGGACCGGGACGTTCGTCGTGGGGCCCGGGTTGGCGAGCGCCGACTCCCGGGTGCGTGAGCGTGCGCGCCGGATCTTGGAGTCGTGCATTCGTGAGTGTGTCGCACTCGGTCTGTCCGCCGTCGAGGTCCAGTCGCTCGTGCTGAGCATTGCTGTGCGCGCCGAGAGCGATCTGCTCAAGGTCTCGTTCGTCGAGTCCGACGCCGGCCGGGCCCAGCGCTTTGCCGCGGAGCTGGAAGTCTTGGTCGGTGTCAAGGTGAACCCGCTCGTGCTGGGGCGGTTCGAGCCCGAGGAAGAGCGGGCCAACCTCGTCCTGACGACGTTCCCCCTTCTCGCGGAGGCCCGCGCTCTGATGCGCCGGCCGGAGACCGAGGTCGTCGCCGTCGTCGTCGCGCTGCACGTCCCGACGCTCGTGCGGATCGCGTCCGTGGCGGAGGCCAGGGTCGTGGGGGTCTGGTGCGGGACCCATGAGCAGGGCGTCACCGTGCGGGACTCGCTCAGGGACGTCGGCGTCGAGAACGTCCAGGTGCTCGACGGGCTCGAGGATGCGGATCTGGAGGGCATCGACATCGTCGTGGTCCCCGAGGAATCGACGGAGCTGACGGCGCTGCTGGACCAGAAGGCCGAGGTGATCCAGTTCGGCTACGTGCTCGACGCAGCGTCGACCCGCATGGTGGGCGAGGTCGTCCGAGACATGCAGGCGAACAAGAGGAACGGCACATCGCAGGTCGACTGA
- a CDS encoding aldehyde dehydrogenase family protein — MTTRQIRHLVAGTWTGEPATERRNPADPGDLVSVTAAGDAGLVDDAVAAATAAQPAWAALPGPARGRVLTGGGELLSARLDEVARDLTREEGKTLAEARGEVQRAADVLRFFGGEGWRSAGDIYPSSVPATLTYTRKEPLGVVAAITPWNFPIAIPAWKIAPALVAGNAVVLKPAGLTTVSTWHLARALVDAGLPSGVLNLVHGSGALLGDALVGHRDVAAVTFTGSTAVGLSIQARAAARRARVQTEMGGKNALVVLDDADPAVAARIAAAGGFALTGQACTATSRVVCTPKIAEAFTAALVEEAGRFAPGDGLADGVLMGPVVSESQLATGRSYLEIAEEDGGEVLTGRDPGDGLFQPPAVVAGVRPGHRIAREEVFGPVVSVLTATDLDEAIDIVNGVDYGLTAGLVSNDLRAVHRFVERAQAGVVKINRPTSGLDLNVPFGGVKDSSTNTYREQGAAAVDFFTWIKSVYLGHD, encoded by the coding sequence ATGACGACGAGGCAGATCCGGCATCTCGTGGCGGGCACCTGGACCGGCGAGCCCGCAACCGAGCGGCGCAACCCCGCCGACCCCGGCGACCTCGTATCCGTCACCGCCGCCGGGGACGCCGGCCTCGTCGACGACGCCGTCGCGGCGGCCACCGCCGCCCAGCCGGCGTGGGCCGCGCTGCCCGGCCCGGCTCGGGGCCGGGTGCTCACCGGCGGCGGTGAGCTGCTGTCGGCCCGGCTCGACGAGGTCGCTCGCGACCTCACCCGCGAGGAGGGCAAGACGCTGGCCGAGGCGCGCGGCGAGGTGCAGCGCGCCGCCGACGTGCTGCGGTTCTTCGGCGGCGAGGGCTGGCGGTCGGCCGGCGACATCTACCCGTCGTCGGTACCGGCGACCCTGACGTACACGCGCAAGGAGCCGCTCGGCGTCGTCGCGGCCATCACGCCCTGGAACTTCCCGATCGCCATCCCGGCCTGGAAGATCGCGCCGGCACTCGTCGCCGGCAACGCCGTCGTGCTCAAGCCGGCCGGCCTGACCACGGTGTCCACCTGGCACCTGGCTCGCGCGCTCGTCGACGCCGGCCTGCCGTCCGGCGTGCTCAACCTGGTGCACGGTTCCGGTGCGCTGCTCGGCGACGCGCTGGTGGGGCACCGCGACGTCGCCGCGGTGACGTTCACCGGCTCCACCGCCGTCGGGCTGTCGATCCAGGCCCGCGCGGCCGCCCGGCGGGCCCGGGTGCAGACCGAGATGGGCGGCAAGAACGCCCTGGTCGTCCTCGACGACGCCGACCCCGCGGTGGCGGCGCGGATCGCCGCCGCCGGCGGCTTCGCCCTCACCGGGCAAGCGTGTACCGCCACCAGCCGGGTCGTCTGCACGCCGAAGATCGCCGAGGCGTTCACCGCGGCACTCGTCGAGGAGGCCGGCCGCTTCGCGCCCGGCGACGGACTGGCCGACGGCGTCCTCATGGGCCCCGTGGTCAGCGAGTCGCAGCTCGCCACCGGCCGCTCCTACCTGGAGATCGCCGAGGAGGACGGCGGCGAGGTGCTGACCGGCCGCGACCCCGGCGACGGGCTGTTCCAGCCACCCGCCGTCGTCGCCGGCGTCCGCCCCGGCCACCGCATCGCCCGGGAGGAGGTCTTCGGCCCGGTCGTGTCGGTGCTGACGGCGACAGACCTGGACGAGGCGATCGACATCGTGAACGGTGTCGACTACGGGCTCACGGCCGGTCTCGTCAGCAACGACCTGCGCGCCGTCCACCGGTTCGTCGAGCGGGCGCAGGCGGGCGTCGTCAAGATCAACCGGCCGACCAGCGGACTGGACCTCAACGTGCCGTTCGGCGGGGTCAAGGACTCCTCGACCAACACCTACCGCGAGCAGGGCGCCGCCGCCGTCGACTTCTTCACCTGGATCAAGTCCGTCTACCTCGGCCACGACTGA
- a CDS encoding FGGY-family carbohydrate kinase encodes MTGVLVGVDAGTTTVKAVAHTLTGRALGSGRRPTPWRERSGVVRMDADELTAAALGAIGDALSGVSGDVIGVGVTGMAESGVLVDVAGRALTPILAWYDERPDAVLPDVRADVGGDDAFTTRTGLPLSTRCTAVKTRWLADQDLVDGAPAGWATVPELLVARLGGSFVNELSLAARTGWLDVHERRWLPGHVAASGVRLSLPEPVPAGAPAGRADPGGRLAGAVLTVGGHDHLCAAVGAGATRPGDVLNSLGTGEAMVRQAVRAVGPAATVAAVRAGVTVGCHVFPGTQSLFTGLGSGLALRRFLRLLGVAEDDHEARRDLDAAALALAPDPVPIGVADVAGAVATLTGIPAEPSPAMVWRAALDAVMRRGRAALDVMASVTGPHTRVVAVGGWLRGDAVVATKRAALGDVLIPPVAEAAARGAALFAGLAAGRYDSIDDLPDPTDQQEANR; translated from the coding sequence GTGACCGGCGTGCTCGTCGGCGTCGACGCCGGGACCACGACGGTCAAGGCGGTCGCGCACACGCTGACCGGCCGGGCCCTCGGTTCCGGCCGGCGCCCGACGCCGTGGCGCGAGCGTAGCGGCGTCGTGCGGATGGACGCGGACGAGCTGACCGCGGCGGCGCTCGGCGCCATCGGCGACGCGCTGTCCGGCGTTTCCGGCGACGTCATCGGCGTCGGGGTCACGGGCATGGCCGAGAGCGGCGTCCTGGTGGACGTCGCCGGCCGGGCCCTGACACCGATCCTGGCCTGGTACGACGAGCGGCCCGACGCCGTGCTGCCGGACGTACGCGCCGACGTGGGCGGCGACGACGCGTTCACCACGCGCACCGGCCTGCCGCTCAGTACCCGCTGCACCGCCGTGAAGACGCGCTGGCTGGCCGACCAGGACCTCGTCGACGGCGCCCCGGCCGGCTGGGCGACCGTGCCGGAGCTGCTGGTCGCCCGGCTCGGCGGGAGCTTCGTCAACGAACTGTCGCTGGCCGCCCGGACCGGCTGGCTCGACGTTCACGAGCGGCGCTGGCTGCCCGGTCACGTCGCCGCCAGCGGCGTCCGGCTGTCCCTGCCGGAGCCGGTTCCGGCAGGCGCCCCTGCCGGGCGTGCCGACCCTGGCGGCCGTCTCGCCGGCGCGGTGCTGACGGTGGGCGGGCACGACCATCTGTGCGCGGCAGTGGGCGCCGGGGCGACCCGGCCGGGCGACGTCCTGAACTCGCTGGGCACCGGCGAGGCCATGGTCCGGCAGGCGGTGCGCGCCGTCGGGCCGGCTGCCACCGTAGCGGCCGTGCGGGCCGGCGTCACCGTCGGCTGCCACGTCTTCCCCGGCACGCAGTCGCTGTTCACCGGGCTGGGCAGCGGCCTGGCGCTGCGTCGGTTCCTGCGGCTGCTGGGCGTCGCGGAGGACGATCACGAGGCGCGGCGGGACCTCGACGCGGCGGCGCTCGCGCTGGCGCCGGACCCGGTGCCGATCGGGGTGGCCGACGTGGCCGGAGCGGTAGCGACGCTGACCGGCATTCCGGCCGAGCCGAGCCCGGCCATGGTCTGGCGAGCCGCGCTCGACGCGGTGATGCGGCGCGGGCGCGCCGCGCTCGACGTCATGGCGTCGGTCACCGGCCCGCACACCCGCGTCGTCGCCGTCGGCGGCTGGCTGCGCGGCGACGCTGTCGTCGCGACCAAGCGGGCGGCGCTGGGCGACGTGCTCATCCCGCCGGTGGCGGAGGCCGCCGCACGCGGCGCGGCGCTGTTCGCCGGCCTGGCCGCCGGCCGCTACGACTCCATCGACGATCTTCCCGACCCGACCGACCAGCAGGAGGCGAACCGATGA
- a CDS encoding zinc-dependent alcohol dehydrogenase, whose protein sequence is MDDARRYRGAVISAAETVAVTERELAAPGPGEVTLRPLTVGICGSDLHIFSGHHPFVPLPCQPGHEMVGVVDVLGPGVDGVAPGDRVVVEPLLTCGECLLCRAGRYNLCRSRRVIGSRAPGGMAELVTVPAARLHPVPDGFSDAEAALVEPLTAGVHAVRMAGDVTGARVAVLGAGSIGLMTLVAALAAGAAAVVVTDPVPGKRDVARRLGAADAFDPRDDDVTGRIVARLGERPDVILDCVSNQSSVDQAVTLAERAGVVVAVGVATGPVRIPLQLVQDRELRLEGTALYVADDVRRAVDVMAGTRDDLRELVTSTYPLDEVAAAFAAARDPGQIKVQVRVQDGRP, encoded by the coding sequence GTGGACGACGCACGCCGGTACCGCGGCGCCGTGATCAGCGCCGCGGAGACGGTGGCCGTGACCGAGCGGGAGCTGGCCGCGCCCGGCCCCGGCGAGGTGACCCTGCGCCCCCTCACCGTCGGCATCTGCGGCTCGGACCTGCACATCTTCTCCGGCCACCACCCGTTCGTGCCGCTGCCCTGCCAGCCCGGCCACGAGATGGTGGGCGTCGTCGACGTGCTCGGGCCGGGCGTCGACGGCGTCGCGCCGGGCGACCGCGTCGTCGTCGAGCCGCTGCTCACCTGCGGCGAGTGCCTGCTGTGCCGGGCGGGCCGGTACAACTTGTGCCGGTCCCGCCGGGTCATCGGCAGCCGGGCGCCCGGCGGCATGGCCGAGCTCGTGACCGTCCCGGCGGCCCGGCTGCACCCCGTCCCGGACGGCTTCTCCGACGCCGAGGCCGCCCTGGTCGAGCCGCTGACGGCCGGCGTGCACGCGGTCCGGATGGCCGGTGACGTCACGGGTGCGCGGGTCGCCGTGCTGGGCGCCGGCAGCATCGGGCTGATGACGCTGGTGGCGGCGCTCGCGGCCGGTGCCGCGGCGGTCGTGGTCACCGACCCGGTCCCGGGCAAGCGCGACGTCGCCCGCCGGCTGGGCGCCGCGGACGCCTTCGACCCGCGCGACGACGACGTCACCGGCCGCATCGTCGCCCGGCTCGGCGAACGTCCGGATGTCATCCTCGACTGCGTCAGCAACCAGAGTTCCGTCGACCAGGCGGTGACGCTGGCCGAGCGGGCCGGCGTCGTGGTCGCCGTCGGCGTGGCCACGGGACCGGTCCGCATCCCGCTGCAGCTGGTGCAGGACCGCGAGCTGCGGCTCGAGGGCACCGCGCTGTACGTCGCCGACGACGTGCGGCGCGCGGTCGACGTCATGGCCGGCACCCGCGACGACCTGCGCGAGCTGGTGACCTCGACCTACCCGCTGGACGAGGTCGCCGCGGCGTTCGCGGCCGCCCGCGACCCCGGCCAGATCAAGGTGCAGGTCCGAGTCCAGGACGGCCGGCCGTGA
- a CDS encoding carbohydrate ABC transporter permease, translated as MDRYTWRTGVREAVMIATAIVFAFPLYILVNIALKPSGDTSSALSPATAPTLENFQEAWQRAGLGGAIANSAIVTVVSVTIIVVVSAAAAYPIARATARWSTAAFYTFMVGLLLPLQLALIPLYQTMRDLGLLGTITPLILLYCGLRVPFSIFLYVQFLRLIPVDYEEAASIDGCSPLQTFRRVVFPLLRPVTGTVIILNGLFVWNDFLSPLLYLSGSANQTVPVAIYGFVGQYASEWELVFAALIIGALPVLIAYFFLQRSLIQGFASGVKG; from the coding sequence ATGGACCGCTACACCTGGCGCACCGGCGTCCGCGAGGCCGTCATGATCGCGACCGCGATCGTGTTCGCCTTCCCGCTCTACATCCTGGTCAACATCGCCCTGAAGCCGTCCGGCGACACGTCGTCGGCACTCTCCCCCGCCACCGCGCCGACGCTGGAGAACTTCCAGGAGGCCTGGCAGCGCGCCGGACTGGGCGGCGCGATCGCGAACAGCGCCATCGTCACCGTCGTCAGCGTCACGATCATCGTGGTGGTGTCCGCGGCCGCGGCCTACCCCATCGCCCGCGCGACCGCGAGGTGGTCGACCGCCGCGTTCTACACCTTCATGGTCGGCCTGCTGCTGCCGCTGCAGCTCGCGCTGATCCCGCTGTACCAGACCATGCGCGACCTCGGGCTGCTCGGCACCATCACCCCACTGATCCTGCTCTACTGCGGCCTGCGGGTGCCGTTCTCGATCTTCCTGTACGTCCAGTTCCTCCGGCTGATCCCGGTGGACTACGAGGAGGCCGCCTCCATCGACGGGTGCTCGCCCCTGCAGACCTTCCGCCGGGTCGTGTTCCCGCTGCTGCGGCCGGTGACGGGCACCGTCATCATCCTCAACGGGCTGTTCGTCTGGAACGACTTCCTCTCGCCGCTGCTCTATCTGAGCGGCTCGGCCAACCAGACGGTCCCGGTGGCGATCTACGGCTTCGTCGGCCAGTACGCCTCCGAGTGGGAGCTGGTCTTCGCCGCTCTCATCATCGGCGCCCTGCCCGTGCTGATCGCCTACTTCTTCCTGCAGCGCTCCCTCATCCAGGGCTTCGCCAGCGGTGTCAAGGGCTGA